Proteins found in one Labrenzia sp. VG12 genomic segment:
- a CDS encoding ABC transporter substrate-binding protein produces MKLNGSGVWYPVSMRQKSQDVLGGVFPELAGDIFQSLDTPVEIGPDMPWNRLLTLLESGRYDVLAGAYFTKPRQEKFGVSQAVMTEEVGVFIRKDLSDRPRMLEDLVGLRGVAPFGASFGEDFDSFAADRLTIDRQPVDEPITYMRLLMEDKADYLVIARQDGAMMISEADAGDHVVELPWPAAVNTLHFLFSKATPCIALLERFNAVLEARKASGALEALIKLHQVSEGDG; encoded by the coding sequence GTGAAACTGAACGGGTCGGGCGTCTGGTATCCGGTCTCCATGCGCCAGAAGTCGCAGGACGTCCTGGGAGGCGTCTTTCCGGAGCTTGCCGGTGACATCTTCCAAAGCCTGGACACGCCGGTGGAAATCGGGCCGGACATGCCCTGGAACCGGCTGTTGACGCTCCTGGAAAGCGGCCGCTACGACGTGCTGGCCGGCGCCTATTTCACCAAGCCGAGGCAGGAAAAATTCGGTGTGAGCCAGGCGGTGATGACCGAAGAAGTCGGCGTTTTCATTCGCAAGGATCTTTCTGATCGGCCGAGGATGCTTGAGGACCTAGTTGGCCTGCGTGGCGTCGCGCCTTTTGGCGCAAGCTTTGGCGAGGACTTTGACAGTTTTGCCGCCGACAGGCTGACCATCGATCGCCAGCCGGTGGATGAGCCGATCACCTACATGCGTCTGCTGATGGAAGACAAGGCAGATTATCTGGTCATCGCCCGCCAGGACGGTGCCATGATGATCTCGGAGGCTGACGCTGGTGATCATGTGGTGGAGCTACCCTGGCCGGCGGCGGTCAACACACTGCATTTCCTGTTTTCAAAGGCAACGCCGTGCATTGCATTGCTGGAGCGGTTCAACGCCGTGTTGGAAGCAAGGAAGGCCAGCGGTGCACTTGAGGCCTTGATCAAGCTCCACCAAGTGTCGGAAGGTGACGGCTAG